The stretch of DNA CTGCTGTCTCAGGATCCTGAATCCAGACTGTTCCTTTATTTTTTTTGATATACTGCAACCCTTCTACCCCATCAGCATTAGCTCCTGATAAAAGAATACCAACCAGGCTTTCACCATACATCTCGGCGGCCGATTTAAACGTTACATCGATTGACGGACGGGAATAATTCATTTTTTCCGAACTGTCCAGAGATACCATTTTTTTGTTTTCAAATAATAAATGATAATCAGCCGGAACAATATATATTTTATTATTCTGAAGTTCTATTTTGTCTTCAACCTCAATCACATCCAAAGGTGAAAACTGTTGCAGTAAAGTGGGTAGAAGGCTAATAGATTGTGCCTTTCGATGTACAACCAACAGAATTGGAAAGCTGATGTCTTCGTTCAGATTTTTAATCAATTCCATAATGACCTGCAGGCTTCCCGCAGAGCCCCCTATCACGACTAATTCAGTATTCTTCTTATTCGTTTCCATAACTTTGACTGTGGTCTACTTTTTTCCAGATTCGCTGATCATCAACCTGATGGTAAAACTTATCCAGATTGGAGAATCGTAATGTTTCTTTCGAACCTAGCGCCAGATAGCCTAAGTTTTCCAGACTTGCATCAAAAAGATTGAATACCCGTTCCTGCAATTCTCTATCAAAATAAATCAGCACATTACGGCAAATAATCAGCTGAAAGCTATTAAAAGAACTATCTGAAACTAAGTTATGGGTCGATAAAATCAATTTTTCCTGCAGGCTTTTATCAAATCTCACACTGTTATAATTGGCAGTATAATAATCTGAAAAATCCTTTTTACCTCCGGAAAGGATATAGTTTTCCGAATATAATTTCATTTGCTGCAAAGGAAAAACACCTGCTCTTGCCGTTTCCAGAACTGATGGATTAATATCTGTTCCGTAAATCAGCGATTTATGATAAAGGTTAGCTTCTTTCAATAATATAGCTATAGAATAAGCTTCCTCACCTGTTGAGCACCCTGCCACCCAAATTCTTATTAAGGGATAGGTTCCCAACTGTGGTAATATGTTCTCCCGCAGTGCTTTGAAAAAATAAGGATCCCGAAACATTTCCGTTACATTCACCGTAATTTCTTCGATAAAATGCTTAAGATACTCCGGATCATTAAGCACTGTATACCGCAGTTCTGCAAAACTGGTAAACTTATCAATCAGGCATATCCGGTTAACTCTTCGTTTGAAAGATGCCCTGCTGTATAAAGAAAAATCATATCCATACAACTCATAAACATCTTTGATCAAACGCTCTACCTCTTCATCTTTTACAATACTTGGTTCCAGCATTTAGGATAGTTTTTGAATAGCATTGATTAACAAATCCACATCAATAGGCTTGGCAATATAATCCTGCGCTCCTGCATCCAGACATTTCTGACGGTCTTCAGGCATCGCCTGTGCTGTTACAGAAATAACAGGTATTTTACTAATCTCCGGAGTATTGCGTATAATCCTGATCGCTTCATAACCGTCCATTTCCGGCATCATCATATCCATGAGCACCACATCAATCTGGTGGTCATTCTGTAAAAGTTCAATAGCTTCTTTTGCCGCCGTACAGCTTTGCATTTGATAGCCTCGAGCCTTCAGTGTTAATTTAAGGGCAAATATATTGCGTGGATCATCATCCACAATTAAAATGTTTTTTTTCATCAGACTTGATCTGTTTAACTTTCATATAACCAAACACGCAGCAAAGATAACAATTGGTCCAGATCTACCGGCTTGGAGATATAATCTGACGCACCTGCTGTTATACATTTATCACGATCCCCAATCATCGATTTTGCTGTTACCGCAATAATAGGAAGTCTGGTAAACATTGGTTTTTTCCTGATTTCACGTATGGTTTCATAACCATCCATTTCAGGCATCATCATATCCATCAAAATAACATCGATATCGGGATGTTCTTTGATCTGTTCCAGTGCCTGTTTTCCATCCATGGCCAAAATAACCTCTACTTTATATTTTTCCAAAGCTTTGGTCAGAGAAAATATATTACGGACATCATCATCGGTAATCAGAATTTTCTTTCCACTTAAAACTTCGGTTAATGATCCTAAAGTCTTGCTTCTTACGGTTTCTACCGAGCTGTTTTTCTCTTCTACCAAGTGTAAAAACAAGCCCACCTCATCCAATATCCTTTGATAGGAATGTGCAGTTTTTACGACAATAGAATCTGCATATTGTTTAATTTTAAGCTCTTCTGATTTTGACAGGTTGTTTTCGGTAAAGATAATGATCGGGAGGTTTTCAAGTCCTTCAAAGCTCTTAATGGATTCAATAATCTGGTATCCGTTTTCTTTGGATGCTCCGATTTCTAAAATCACACAATCTACCTCATCGCTTGTTAAAGCCTTTACACTATCCTCTACATTATTTTCTATCGCTAAAGAAATATTAAAATTGCTTAAGAAATAAGACAGCGCACTCGCATGTTTGGCATTTTCCTCTACAATTAAAACTTTTTGAGGAGACTTTCTCAGTGCTTCTTCAATTTTTCTAAAG from Chryseobacterium piperi encodes:
- a CDS encoding CheR family methyltransferase, translating into MLEPSIVKDEEVERLIKDVYELYGYDFSLYSRASFKRRVNRICLIDKFTSFAELRYTVLNDPEYLKHFIEEITVNVTEMFRDPYFFKALRENILPQLGTYPLIRIWVAGCSTGEEAYSIAILLKEANLYHKSLIYGTDINPSVLETARAGVFPLQQMKLYSENYILSGGKKDFSDYYTANYNSVRFDKSLQEKLILSTHNLVSDSSFNSFQLIICRNVLIYFDRELQERVFNLFDASLENLGYLALGSKETLRFSNLDKFYHQVDDQRIWKKVDHSQSYGNE
- a CDS encoding chemotaxis protein CheB, which translates into the protein METNKKNTELVVIGGSAGSLQVIMELIKNLNEDISFPILLVVHRKAQSISLLPTLLQQFSPLDVIEVEDKIELQNNKIYIVPADYHLLFENKKMVSLDSSEKMNYSRPSIDVTFKSAAEMYGESLVGILLSGANADGVEGLQYIKKNKGTVWIQDPETAEVNYMPKHAVDGVLYDLIITPDDLPGQINKL
- a CDS encoding response regulator, which translates into the protein MKKNILIVDDDPRNIFALKLTLKARGYQMQSCTAAKEAIELLQNDHQIDVVLMDMMMPEMDGYEAIRIIRNTPEISKIPVISVTAQAMPEDRQKCLDAGAQDYIAKPIDVDLLINAIQKLS